The genomic segment GACCGCGAGTCGATGCCCGAGCTGCCCGACCTGGTCGCCTCGGTCCGCGAGGGAACGCCGGTGGCCGTCGCGACGATCGTGGAGCACGACGATCCGGCGCTGCTCGGCAGGCGGATGCTGGTGTGGCAGGACCGGGTGGGCGGGAGCTTCGGTTCGCAGCGCATCGACGACGCCGTCGTGGACGACGCGCGCGGGCTGCTCGCCACGGGCCGGTCGGGGACGTTGCACTACGGGCCCGAGGGGCAGCGGCGCGGGGAGGGCATGGCGGTGTTCGTGAACGCGTTCGAGCCGCCGCCCCGGATGCTCGTGTTCGGTGCCATCGACTTCGCCGCCGCCATGGCGAGGATGGGCTCCTACCTCGGCTACGAGGTCACGGTGTGCGACGCCCGCCCGGTGTTCGCGACGAAGAGCCGGTTCCCCGATGCGGACGAGGTCGTGGTCGACTGGCCGCACCGCTACCTGACGGCGGAGGTCGAGGCGGGCCGCATCGACCGGCGGACCGTCATCACGGTGCTCACCCACGACCCGAAGTTCGACGTTCCGGTGCTGCAGGTGGCGTTGCGGATCGACGTCGCCTATGTCGGCGCCATGGGCTCGCGCCGCACGCACGACGACCGGATGCGTCGCCTGCGGGAGGCGGGCATGACCGACGCGGAGTTGAAGCGGCTGGCCTCGCCGATCGGCCTCGACCTGGGCGCGCGTACCCCGGAGGAGACCGCCGTGTCGATCGCGGCGGAGATCATCGCGCTCAAGTGGGGCGGCGGCGGACGTCGGCTGTCCGACATCGACGGCCGGATCCACGCCGAATCGCACCGCTGACGAACGGATCCGTCGGCGACCGCGACAGTATCGCCCGAAGGGGTGATGCAAAACGTTCGTTTTGGCGCTGCACTGCAATGTCACCTCTCAAAAGAGGGATCACCGCACGCTCCCGTAGCGGCAGGGGTTGTCGTCGCCGCGCGGACGTAGCAGGGTTGCGTGTGAGGCCGATCACGCGGTGATCGGCTGAGGCCGTTCCACCCGCGGCCCGCTGCGGCGGGTCGAGCCAGTACAGGAGGCCCCATGCGCATCACCGTCACCGTCGACGGAACCCGCTACACCGACGAGGTCGAGCCGCGCACGCTTCTGGTTCACTACCTGCGCAACCAGCTCGGCAAGGTCGGCACCGTGGTGGGGTGCGACACCAGCAACTGCGGTGCGTGCACCGTGCATCTGGACGGGCAGAGCGTGAAGTCCTGCTCGGTCCTCGCCGTCCAGGCCGACGGCAGCGAGGTCACGACGATCGAGGGACTCGCGCGCGACGGCGAGTTGCATCCGGTCCAGAAGGCTTTCCAGGACAACCACGCCCTGCAGTGCGGGTTCTGCACGCCCGGGATGATCATGCAGTCGCTCGACC from the Saccharomonospora azurea NA-128 genome contains:
- a CDS encoding XdhC family protein → MHDVLDELHRRWQAGETVGVGTVVATFSSAPRAAGAAMLVGSEGDVVGSVSGGCVEGAVYELAQQVVQTRTPVLQRYGVSDDDAFAVGLTCGGIIDIFVERIDRESMPELPDLVASVREGTPVAVATIVEHDDPALLGRRMLVWQDRVGGSFGSQRIDDAVVDDARGLLATGRSGTLHYGPEGQRRGEGMAVFVNAFEPPPRMLVFGAIDFAAAMARMGSYLGYEVTVCDARPVFATKSRFPDADEVVVDWPHRYLTAEVEAGRIDRRTVITVLTHDPKFDVPVLQVALRIDVAYVGAMGSRRTHDDRMRRLREAGMTDAELKRLASPIGLDLGARTPEETAVSIAAEIIALKWGGGGRRLSDIDGRIHAESHR
- a CDS encoding (2Fe-2S)-binding protein, translated to MRITVTVDGTRYTDEVEPRTLLVHYLRNQLGKVGTVVGCDTSNCGACTVHLDGQSVKSCSVLAVQADGSEVTTIEGLARDGELHPVQKAFQDNHALQCGFCTPGMIMQSLDLLSENPEPDEQTVREGLEGNLCRCTGYQNIVRAVRDAAERMRPGAGPEAERVGEATGTATTSSMGGGAE